A genomic stretch from Hydrogenimonas urashimensis includes:
- the amrS gene encoding AmmeMemoRadiSam system radical SAM enzyme gives MQYYRREAGKSRIVCLLCRHYCKMKEGQVGICGVNKNENGVLKNLVYGHPSALNVDPIEKKPIYHMLPGTTALSFGTVGCNFKCPFCQNWQISQTANINEEVYVSPEKMVEPALEYGAESIAYTYNEPTIFYPYAKDVGTIAKEKGLKNIFVSNGFETPEIIDDMKGWLDAANIDLKSWDEGYYKKVLKGGLEAVKDTLRRMVDVGIWVEVTTLLIEGENDSDKDLTEMAEFIAHDLGRHVPWHLSAFHPDYKMTDHQWTGVETLMRAKQIAEKAGLWYVYLGNVPVHGDTYCPDCGELLIDRTGYNVTVNKLMEGKCPKCGRTIEGIWK, from the coding sequence ATGCAATATTACCGAAGGGAAGCAGGAAAGAGTCGTATCGTCTGTCTGCTTTGTAGGCACTACTGCAAGATGAAAGAGGGGCAGGTGGGTATCTGCGGTGTCAACAAGAACGAAAACGGCGTGTTGAAAAACCTGGTGTACGGGCATCCGAGCGCTTTGAACGTGGACCCGATCGAAAAGAAGCCCATCTACCACATGCTGCCGGGCACGACCGCGCTCAGTTTCGGCACGGTGGGGTGCAACTTCAAGTGCCCTTTCTGCCAAAACTGGCAGATTTCCCAGACGGCGAACATCAACGAAGAGGTCTATGTGAGTCCCGAGAAGATGGTCGAACCGGCGCTGGAGTATGGGGCGGAATCGATCGCCTACACCTATAACGAACCTACCATCTTCTACCCCTACGCGAAAGATGTCGGCACAATCGCCAAAGAGAAGGGATTGAAAAATATTTTCGTCTCCAACGGATTCGAGACTCCCGAGATCATCGACGATATGAAAGGGTGGCTCGATGCCGCCAACATCGACCTCAAATCGTGGGACGAAGGATATTACAAAAAGGTGCTCAAAGGAGGACTCGAAGCGGTAAAAGATACGCTGCGGCGCATGGTCGATGTCGGCATCTGGGTGGAAGTGACCACACTTTTGATCGAAGGTGAGAACGACAGTGACAAAGATCTGACCGAAATGGCGGAGTTCATCGCGCATGACCTTGGGCGTCATGTACCTTGGCATCTGAGCGCGTTTCATCCCGACTACAAGATGACCGATCATCAATGGACCGGTGTTGAGACCCTGATGCGGGCCAAACAGATCGCCGAGAAAGCCGGGCTTTGGTATGTTTACCTTGGCAATGTTCCGGTGCATGGCGACACCTACTGCCCCGACTGCGGTGAATTGCTGATCGACAGGACGGGGTATAATGTAACGGTAAACAAACTGATGGAAGGGAAGTGCCCCAAATGCGGAAGGACGATCGAAGGGATCTGGAAATAG
- a CDS encoding CheB methylesterase domain-containing protein has translation MRHLVLVGASTGGPGLIETILDSKPPISDNAMIIAQHMDPLPLHSFAKRLERLCGQKVVFANEDLPLEQGTIYLLGRTSILIERSGVLWIKRAENHIGFYNPTIDILFESASRIDSYRTTAILLSGIGADGARGMKRLKEAGHTTIAQDKETSVVYGMPKAAVELGAADHIMPIDTITRHITELLS, from the coding sequence ATGCGACATCTTGTTCTCGTAGGCGCTTCGACGGGAGGTCCAGGCCTTATTGAAACCATTCTGGATTCGAAGCCGCCGATTTCGGACAACGCCATGATCATCGCCCAGCATATGGACCCGCTTCCCCTGCACTCCTTCGCGAAAAGGCTTGAGCGCCTATGCGGACAAAAAGTGGTATTTGCGAACGAAGACCTCCCTCTTGAACAAGGCACCATCTATCTTTTGGGAAGGACTTCCATTCTCATAGAGAGGTCCGGCGTTTTATGGATAAAGAGGGCAGAGAATCACATCGGTTTTTACAACCCGACGATCGATATCCTTTTCGAGTCGGCTTCCAGGATCGATTCGTACCGTACCACAGCCATTTTACTCAGTGGTATCGGAGCGGACGGTGCCAGAGGAATGAAACGACTCAAAGAGGCGGGGCATACGACCATCGCCCAGGACAAAGAGACATCTGTCGTCTATGGCATGCCAAAAGCCGCTGTAGAACTCGGTGCCGCCGATCATATCATGCCCATAGACACCATAACACGACATATCACGGAGCTTCTTTCATGA
- the amrB gene encoding AmmeMemoRadiSam system protein B: MTIRKAAVAGQFYPGSAEEIKAMLSHFNKVLEEHVQRPELLQTKTRAVIVPHAGYIYSGFTANVAHRLLGNSGVKRVAVIGPSHRVYLAGTSVSDYDLYETPLGDIPVDRVLAQELMGKFALGFVPEAHHEHSTEVQMPFIKTYLPEARVVELVYGDESPGNLAPVIEWLLKDPDTGVVISTDLSHYYDIEKAKALDSICLDAVSKLDPRELQRGCEACGKIGVEAMLIAAKNLGLEPVLLDYRTSADASGDTSQVVGYMSAAFV, translated from the coding sequence ATGACCATACGTAAAGCGGCGGTCGCCGGGCAGTTCTATCCCGGATCGGCCGAAGAGATCAAGGCGATGTTGTCCCATTTCAACAAAGTGCTGGAAGAGCACGTACAGCGCCCTGAGCTGCTGCAGACGAAAACCCGTGCGGTGATCGTGCCCCATGCCGGATATATCTACAGCGGATTCACCGCCAACGTCGCGCACCGGCTGCTGGGTAACAGCGGTGTGAAGCGGGTAGCCGTCATCGGTCCGAGTCATCGGGTCTATCTGGCCGGGACCAGTGTGAGCGACTACGACCTGTACGAGACGCCGCTGGGTGACATTCCTGTCGATCGGGTACTGGCGCAGGAACTGATGGGCAAATTCGCCCTGGGGTTCGTTCCCGAGGCACATCACGAGCACAGTACCGAAGTGCAGATGCCTTTTATCAAGACCTATCTGCCCGAGGCACGGGTGGTGGAGCTGGTCTATGGGGATGAAAGCCCCGGAAATCTCGCCCCTGTGATCGAGTGGCTGCTGAAAGATCCCGATACCGGTGTGGTCATCAGTACCGATCTGAGTCACTATTACGACATCGAAAAGGCGAAAGCGCTTGATAGCATCTGTCTTGATGCGGTGAGCAAACTCGATCCGCGCGAACTGCAAAGAGGGTGCGAAGCGTGCGGCAAGATCGGTGTCGAAGCGATGCTGATCGCCGCCAAAAACCTTGGCCTTGAACCCGTGTTGCTCGACTATCGCACCAGTGCGGACGCCAGCGGCGACACGTCACAGGTGGTCGGATACATGAGTGCGGCATTTGTATGA
- a CDS encoding DUF4136 domain-containing protein gives MRVYTLLIVLFFWLAGCSSLRVTSDYNPNYDFSKLERVAIFYPKSDDNTISLAQQRFAKAIEDVMRQKGFFVSDKDNADFYILFHLDVTEKRQVVTDYQMVGLYPYYPGYWGYGMTVPVEREYTWTEGKFIIDAVDPEGNRIFWRGMATDRLKDFDTPQERIEYIRHIVAEVLKHFPPENQPSKGEK, from the coding sequence ATGAGGGTATACACATTGCTGATCGTCCTGTTTTTCTGGCTGGCAGGATGTTCAAGCCTGCGCGTAACGAGCGATTACAACCCCAACTATGACTTTTCGAAACTCGAACGGGTCGCCATCTTCTACCCCAAATCCGATGACAACACGATCTCTCTTGCCCAGCAGCGCTTCGCGAAAGCTATCGAAGATGTGATGCGGCAAAAAGGATTCTTCGTCAGCGACAAAGATAATGCCGATTTTTACATTCTTTTCCATCTCGACGTCACGGAGAAAAGGCAGGTCGTCACCGACTACCAGATGGTGGGACTCTACCCCTACTATCCCGGATACTGGGGATACGGCATGACGGTACCCGTTGAGCGTGAATATACCTGGACCGAAGGGAAATTCATCATCGATGCCGTCGATCCCGAAGGCAACAGAATTTTCTGGCGCGGTATGGCGACCGACCGGCTCAAGGATTTCGACACGCCACAGGAGCGGATAGAGTACATCCGACACATCGTCGCCGAAGTTTTGAAGCATTTTCCGCCCGAAAACCAACCATCCAAAGGAGAAAAATAG
- a CDS encoding DUF4136 domain-containing protein has translation MLAFVGCSGKGPSVDYDPSFEASKFSTFSVSESSGSNIDPLNSQRIRSAIVGNLRTKGYRYADKGDFTALYDVYVVKDVPSNFSFGFGIGSYSWHHGGGSVGATVTPSSDQVEIRIHMYDPNDKKVFWSAKVAKKIPDFNSPKSRESFFNAVVDQLLKDFPTRKRP, from the coding sequence TTGCTTGCGTTCGTGGGCTGTTCGGGCAAAGGACCGTCGGTCGATTACGACCCCTCTTTCGAGGCTTCAAAATTCTCCACCTTCAGCGTGTCGGAGAGTTCCGGCTCCAACATCGACCCGCTCAACTCACAGCGCATCCGCAGCGCCATTGTCGGCAATCTGCGGACAAAAGGATACCGATATGCCGACAAGGGAGATTTCACGGCACTCTACGACGTCTATGTCGTCAAGGATGTCCCATCGAATTTCAGTTTCGGTTTCGGCATCGGCAGTTACAGCTGGCATCATGGCGGAGGCAGTGTGGGGGCAACCGTCACACCCTCGAGCGATCAGGTGGAGATACGCATCCATATGTACGATCCGAATGACAAAAAGGTTTTCTGGAGCGCCAAAGTCGCCAAAAAGATACCCGATTTCAACTCCCCCAAAAGCCGTGAATCCTTCTTCAACGCGGTTGTCGATCAGCTGCTGAAAGATTTTCCGACAAGGAAGAGACCATGA
- a CDS encoding SIR2 family NAD-dependent protein deacylase, protein MKEKQHAIEEAKKLLRHSDALLITAGAGMGVDSGLPDFRGNEGFWRAYPVARKLGLSFVELANPHWFDANPALAWAFYGHRLHLYRETVPHPGFAVLLDAAKKKEEYFVFTSNVDGQFQKAGYDEERIVECHGSIHHLQCTQCHAGIWSAKGVNIPIDMESFKATEWPHCPRCGATARPNILMFGDWTWDSSRTDAQQKRFEDFLQRLYVKKLKLAIVEIGAGTAVPTVRLTGERIARELNTKLIRINPREPQINPSLGYSVPMGGLEGIKALIA, encoded by the coding sequence ATGAAAGAGAAACAACACGCCATCGAAGAGGCAAAAAAACTGCTGCGGCACAGCGATGCCCTGCTCATCACCGCCGGTGCTGGCATGGGTGTCGATTCGGGCCTGCCCGATTTTCGGGGCAACGAGGGGTTCTGGCGCGCCTATCCTGTCGCCAGAAAACTGGGGCTCAGTTTCGTCGAACTGGCCAATCCCCATTGGTTCGACGCCAACCCGGCGCTGGCCTGGGCCTTTTACGGGCACAGGCTCCATCTTTACCGCGAGACGGTTCCGCACCCGGGATTTGCTGTACTGCTCGATGCCGCAAAGAAAAAAGAGGAGTATTTCGTCTTTACCTCCAACGTCGACGGCCAGTTTCAGAAGGCGGGATACGACGAAGAGAGGATAGTAGAGTGCCATGGCAGCATCCACCATCTGCAGTGCACCCAATGCCATGCCGGTATCTGGAGTGCCAAGGGCGTGAATATTCCGATCGATATGGAAAGTTTCAAAGCGACGGAGTGGCCGCACTGTCCCCGATGCGGCGCCACCGCCCGACCCAATATCCTGATGTTCGGCGACTGGACATGGGATAGCAGTCGCACCGATGCACAGCAAAAACGCTTCGAGGATTTTCTGCAAAGACTCTACGTCAAAAAACTGAAGCTCGCCATCGTCGAAATCGGTGCAGGAACCGCCGTGCCGACAGTCCGACTGACAGGTGAACGCATCGCAAGGGAGCTGAATACAAAACTGATTCGCATCAATCCGAGGGAGCCGCAGATCAATCCGTCCCTTGGTTACAGTGTTCCCATGGGCGGCCTCGAAGGGATCAAAGCACTGATCGCATAG
- a CDS encoding CheR family methyltransferase — MFKQEEADSLLEHIKTRYGLDYTKQKSVTYRKIERFALSHDLFTYDELARGIQSDNRLETELINLLTVCETYFFREKDQIDHAAALIHTGKIGSILCAPCSSGEEVYSLLLATRERGEIPKHLKITGIDINTNALEAAVLGNYSSRSISSVPKNLLENFFEQKGTRYIIEPRFKDHTFFKRQNIFDASIFDFGKFDAIFSRNMMIYFTDEEKRKALEILRKLLKPEGLLFVGHADITFQPQGYRKIYKNRTVFYQLQE; from the coding sequence ATGTTCAAACAGGAGGAAGCCGATTCCCTGTTGGAACATATAAAAACGCGATATGGTCTCGATTATACGAAACAAAAAAGTGTCACTTACAGGAAAATCGAGCGCTTTGCATTGTCCCATGACCTCTTTACCTACGACGAATTGGCACGGGGCATACAATCCGACAACCGGTTGGAAACCGAGTTGATCAATCTCCTGACTGTCTGCGAAACCTACTTTTTCAGAGAAAAAGATCAAATCGACCATGCCGCCGCTTTGATCCACACGGGAAAGATAGGTTCTATCTTGTGTGCACCCTGTTCAAGTGGCGAAGAGGTTTACTCCCTTCTACTTGCGACAAGAGAAAGAGGCGAGATACCAAAACATTTGAAAATAACCGGTATCGACATCAACACCAATGCTCTGGAAGCTGCCGTTTTGGGGAATTACTCTTCCCGTTCGATCTCCTCCGTTCCAAAAAACCTTCTTGAAAATTTTTTCGAACAAAAAGGAACGCGATACATCATAGAGCCCCGATTCAAAGACCATACGTTTTTCAAACGACAAAACATCTTCGATGCATCGATCTTCGACTTTGGTAAATTCGATGCAATATTTTCCAGAAATATGATGATATATTTTACCGACGAAGAGAAGAGAAAGGCTCTTGAAATTCTTAGAAAGCTTCTAAAACCGGAAGGACTCCTTTTCGTCGGTCACGCCGATATCACTTTCCAACCGCAGGGATACAGAAAAATCTATAAAAACCGCACCGTCTTTTATCAGCTTCAGGAGTGA
- a CDS encoding DUF4136 domain-containing protein, which produces MIRTIAALVVTLVLFAGCSSHTLESKKDETYDFSKLQSVAVIHPTIDDPRTTSAQKIFDRLIAETMKKKGYEVTDKAHADFYITYHLGATNQRQLSNDYRIIGIAPTYYSPYYGNYGYSYVVGKSTQSYEVSEGKIIVEAIDPHHDNLVFWNAKMTDKLKRFKTPEEREAFIKQVVTKVFKSFPDKKASN; this is translated from the coding sequence ATGATACGCACTATCGCAGCCCTTGTTGTGACACTCGTCCTGTTCGCCGGTTGCTCCAGCCACACGCTTGAGAGCAAAAAAGATGAAACCTACGATTTCAGCAAACTCCAAAGCGTAGCCGTTATCCACCCCACCATCGACGATCCCAGAACCACAAGCGCGCAGAAAATCTTCGATCGTCTCATCGCCGAAACGATGAAGAAAAAAGGATACGAGGTCACTGACAAAGCCCATGCCGACTTTTACATCACCTACCATCTGGGCGCTACCAACCAGCGGCAGCTCTCCAACGATTACCGAATCATCGGTATCGCTCCGACCTATTACAGCCCCTATTACGGAAATTACGGATACAGTTACGTCGTCGGCAAATCGACCCAGTCCTATGAAGTGAGCGAAGGGAAAATCATCGTCGAAGCCATCGATCCGCATCATGACAACCTAGTTTTCTGGAACGCCAAGATGACCGACAAGCTAAAAAGATTCAAAACCCCCGAAGAGAGAGAAGCTTTTATCAAACAGGTGGTTACAAAGGTATTCAAAAGCTTCCCCGACAAAAAAGCGTCGAATTGA